One stretch of Cohnella algarum DNA includes these proteins:
- a CDS encoding ParB/RepB/Spo0J family partition protein: MSKRLGKGIDALFNSLSINEDDKIIEIPLAQLRANPYQPRKTFDENAIKELAESIREHGVIQPIVVRAALRGYEIIAGERRFRASQLLGNPTIPAVVRTYSDQQVMEIALIENVQREDLNAIEVAVAYQAIMDQFSLTQEELSLKVGKSRSHIANFLRLLALPDEIKEHVSRGTLSMGHARALAGVKENKKVIELSKQAVANSWSVRELEDAVQQLDVKAKGKEKPKAKKRDPYIDEMEAMLREKFKTTVRIKASKDKGRIELTYFSKNDLERILEILQALA; encoded by the coding sequence ATGAGCAAGCGGCTAGGTAAGGGAATTGACGCCTTATTCAATTCGTTGTCGATCAATGAAGACGATAAAATCATAGAGATTCCTCTCGCGCAATTGCGGGCGAATCCGTATCAGCCTCGGAAAACGTTCGACGAGAACGCGATAAAGGAACTGGCGGAATCGATTCGCGAGCACGGCGTCATTCAGCCGATCGTCGTACGGGCGGCGCTGCGCGGTTACGAAATCATCGCCGGCGAGCGGCGGTTCCGGGCATCGCAGCTGCTGGGCAATCCGACGATTCCGGCGGTCGTGCGCACGTACAGCGATCAGCAGGTGATGGAAATCGCCTTGATCGAAAACGTGCAGCGGGAAGATTTGAACGCGATCGAGGTCGCGGTCGCCTATCAGGCGATTATGGATCAGTTTTCGTTAACCCAGGAGGAGCTGTCGCTCAAGGTCGGGAAGTCCCGTTCGCATATCGCCAACTTTTTGAGATTGCTGGCGCTGCCGGACGAAATCAAGGAACATGTTTCACGTGGAACATTGAGCATGGGACACGCGAGAGCGCTCGCCGGGGTCAAAGAAAATAAAAAAGTAATCGAGCTGTCCAAGCAGGCGGTGGCGAATTCCTGGAGCGTGCGGGAGCTGGAGGATGCGGTCCAACAACTCGACGTCAAAGCGAAAGGGAAGGAAAAACCGAAAGCGAAAAAACGCGATCCCTACATCGACGAGATGGAAGCGATGCTTCGAGAAAAGTTCAAGACGACCGTGCGAATCAAGGCAAGCAAAGATAAAGGCCGCATTGAATTGACGTATTTCAGCAAAAACGATCTGGAACGGATTTTGGAAATTCTTCAGGCGTTGGCATAA
- a CDS encoding ParA family protein — MSKIIAIANQKGGVGKTTTSVNLGACLSTLGRKVLIVDIDPQGNTTSGVGINKADVEYCIYDILINDVHPSQTIVETGLPNLKLIPATIQLAGAEVELVPTISREVRLKKALATVRNDYDYILIDCPPSLGLLTINSLTAADSVLIPIQCEYYALEGLSQLLNTIRIVQKHLNTSLQIEGVLCTMFDARTNLGIQVIEEVKKYFQQKVYQTVIPRNVRLSEAPSHGQSIITYDPKSKGAEVYLELAKEVITYEQAAR, encoded by the coding sequence TTGTCTAAAATTATTGCCATAGCCAATCAAAAAGGCGGCGTCGGCAAAACCACGACATCGGTCAATTTGGGGGCCTGCTTGTCAACATTGGGCCGCAAGGTGCTCATTGTCGACATCGATCCCCAAGGGAATACGACGAGCGGTGTCGGAATTAACAAGGCGGATGTCGAATATTGCATCTACGACATCCTGATCAACGATGTCCATCCGAGCCAAACGATCGTCGAGACGGGGCTTCCGAATTTGAAGCTGATTCCCGCCACGATTCAATTGGCCGGAGCGGAAGTGGAGCTTGTGCCGACGATTTCGCGGGAGGTTCGTTTGAAGAAAGCGTTGGCGACGGTGCGCAACGACTACGATTACATTTTAATCGATTGTCCGCCTTCGCTCGGCCTTCTGACGATCAACTCGCTTACGGCCGCCGATTCCGTGCTCATTCCGATTCAGTGCGAGTATTACGCCCTCGAAGGATTGAGCCAACTGCTGAACACGATCCGGATCGTGCAGAAACATTTGAACACGTCGCTGCAAATCGAAGGCGTTCTGTGCACGATGTTCGACGCGCGGACGAATTTGGGCATTCAGGTCATCGAAGAAGTCAAAAAGTATTTTCAACAAAAGGTGTACCAGACGGTCATCCCTCGAAACGTTCGACTGAGCGAAGCCCCTTCGCATGGTCAATCCATCATCACATACGATCCTAAATCCAAAGGCGCTGAGGTATACCTCGAACTGGCGAAGGAAGTGATTACGTATGAGCAAGCGGCTAGGTAA
- the noc gene encoding nucleoid occlusion protein — protein sequence MREPLSRIFGLSDRSNQEEVKQIPVADIVPSPYQPRSVFDDERIDELCQTIKTLGVIQPVVVRLRNGKYELIAGERRWRAVTKLGMDNIPAIVREINDSQAASMALIENLQREGLTAIEEAVAYQKLMDLHQLTQESLAQRLGKSQSTIANKIRLLQLGETVKTALLERKITERHARAMLALPDEELQNKVLQDIIDKEWNVKQTETRIAFLLEANKKPKSKRVSFTKDVRLALNTIRQSVDMVTGSGIPIKSSERDCEDHIEIVIHIPKR from the coding sequence ATGAGAGAACCGTTGTCGCGTATTTTCGGGCTGTCGGATCGGAGCAATCAGGAAGAAGTGAAGCAAATCCCTGTTGCGGATATCGTTCCGAGTCCGTATCAGCCCCGATCGGTATTTGACGACGAACGAATCGACGAACTCTGTCAAACGATCAAAACGCTTGGTGTCATTCAACCGGTCGTCGTCCGTCTTCGCAACGGCAAATATGAGCTGATTGCCGGCGAGCGTCGTTGGCGTGCCGTGACCAAGCTCGGAATGGATAACATTCCGGCAATCGTACGCGAAATTAACGATTCGCAAGCGGCATCGATGGCATTGATCGAAAACCTTCAACGCGAAGGGTTGACGGCCATCGAGGAAGCGGTCGCTTATCAGAAATTGATGGATCTCCATCAATTGACGCAGGAAAGCCTTGCGCAGCGACTCGGGAAGAGTCAATCCACCATCGCGAACAAAATTCGGCTGCTTCAGTTGGGGGAAACCGTAAAGACCGCGCTGCTCGAACGGAAGATTACCGAGCGGCATGCTCGCGCCATGCTGGCTTTGCCCGATGAGGAACTGCAAAATAAAGTTCTGCAAGACATCATCGACAAAGAATGGAACGTCAAGCAGACGGAAACGAGAATCGCCTTCCTGCTGGAGGCGAACAAGAAGCCGAAATCCAAGCGGGTTTCCTTCACGAAGGACGTGCGTCTTGCGCTGAATACGATTCGCCAATCGGTCGACATGGTTACCGGTTCGGGAATCCCGATCAAATCGAGCGAACGCGACTGCGAAGACCATATTGAGATCGTCATCCATATTCCGAAGCGGTAA
- the rsmG gene encoding 16S rRNA (guanine(527)-N(7))-methyltransferase RsmG: MDELQTWLKNEAAGLGIELGARQLDQFETYYRLLVEWNEKMNLTGITERAAVYEKHFYDSLTPATVADLSGPASLADIGSGAGFPSIPLKIAFPALRVTIVDSLAKRIRFLEEVVASLGLEDVACLHGRAEDVARLPEQRDRHDIVTARAVARLAGLNELCLPFAKPGGRFIAMKGSDIAEELEESKFSAGKLNAEIEWTKRLELPIEKSERHLIVMSKKDSTPKAYPRKAGIPLKTPLLSGGIRI, from the coding sequence ATGGATGAGCTCCAAACCTGGCTGAAAAACGAGGCCGCCGGCCTCGGCATCGAGCTCGGGGCTCGGCAGTTGGATCAGTTCGAAACGTATTACCGGCTTCTTGTCGAGTGGAACGAAAAAATGAATTTGACCGGCATCACGGAAAGAGCAGCCGTTTACGAAAAGCATTTTTACGATTCGTTAACGCCGGCGACCGTCGCCGATCTTTCCGGACCGGCTTCTCTTGCGGATATCGGTTCGGGAGCCGGCTTTCCGTCGATCCCGCTGAAAATCGCGTTCCCGGCGCTTCGGGTCACGATCGTCGATTCGCTGGCCAAGCGCATTCGTTTTTTGGAGGAAGTCGTCGCTTCGCTCGGATTGGAGGATGTTGCCTGTCTGCACGGTCGGGCGGAGGATGTGGCCCGGCTTCCCGAACAACGGGACCGACACGACATCGTGACGGCGCGAGCGGTGGCCCGCCTTGCCGGACTCAACGAACTTTGTCTTCCTTTTGCGAAACCCGGAGGCAGGTTTATCGCCATGAAGGGTTCGGATATCGCCGAAGAGCTGGAGGAAAGCAAATTCAGCGCGGGGAAATTGAATGCCGAAATCGAATGGACGAAGCGGCTGGAGCTGCCGATCGAAAAGTCCGAGCGTCATTTGATCGTCATGAGCAAAAAGGATTCGACGCCAAAGGCATATCCGCGAAAAGCGGGCATACCGCTCAAAACCCCATTGTTGTCCGGGGGCATCCGCATTTGA